In Oligoflexus sp., a genomic segment contains:
- a CDS encoding NUDIX hydrolase has translation MESTGKPMDWSITHKKVLAQTPVFQVEEVSLVEKENGKPVPLAYYRIDTRSWVNVFALTEDGRAILVHQPRVGMMQMTLECPGGGIDDDEDPALAAARELEEETGYRARSIEKVGVISPNPAILTNRLHMFLARGCYLPPERQHFPDLTERIEVRTLSLDELDATMKEGGIHNALAALTILMSRRFLLND, from the coding sequence ATGGAATCGACAGGTAAGCCTATGGATTGGAGCATCACACATAAGAAGGTCCTGGCTCAAACCCCGGTCTTTCAAGTCGAAGAGGTTTCCCTCGTAGAGAAGGAAAACGGCAAGCCTGTGCCGCTGGCGTATTATCGCATCGACACAAGATCCTGGGTGAATGTCTTCGCCCTGACGGAAGACGGCCGCGCGATCCTCGTGCATCAGCCGCGCGTGGGGATGATGCAGATGACCCTGGAATGTCCGGGCGGCGGTATTGATGATGATGAGGACCCGGCTTTGGCCGCGGCGCGGGAACTGGAAGAGGAAACCGGCTATCGCGCGCGCAGCATCGAAAAGGTGGGCGTCATCAGCCCCAATCCGGCGATCCTGACCAATCGGCTCCATATGTTTTTAGCCCGCGGCTGTTATTTGCCACCAGAGCGTCAGCATTTTCCCGATTTGACAGAACGTATCGAAGTGAGGACTCTGTCCCTGGACGAGCTCGATGCTACAATGAAGGAAGGCGGTATTCATAACGCCCTCGCTGCGCTGACGATCCTGATGTCCCGACGCT
- a CDS encoding ribonuclease J, giving the protein MNLTLYVNQGVCLLVDCGLSFAEPFEIGVDAHIPAWEELESILGMQPTAYLITHGHEDHLGALPYFLTRWPAPVYIGPWAHELLKDKLMQRGDQTAYDIRPIKSGDSCRVGHAKIDWIHVPHSIPQCSALAIDMGDGNRIFHTGDFKVQGFLPIDPDLDLDRVSKNAKSSPFRVMVADSTNAGSSGECPSESTVLPELKACFATATGISYLTTFSSNLWRIKTVLRAAQETQKRVLVFGAGLRKSLEIAAKLSLLGEEAQVLVDEDAAARLSRKDVVVLCSGCQGEYRSGLKRIMNDEVNHLQVKAEDQVIFSSRVIPGNEKAIFKLISMGHEKGAKMITAREKPGIHVSGHAYAGDLTRLIQAVNPQFYMPVHGTFTQIKTNQALAPRIEQVIPARNGRVVALGADGYEIFAEFDLPSLFIDSWSRLPMSYDTMRSRHKIGDSGMAICTGLVGPQHPMQIEVEFIGLPFADEAEEEACEMQILGSLHHLYQAESRKEFSIVSFNEQARLMIRRKLSELFVKKPVVISKIYGIDR; this is encoded by the coding sequence ATGAATCTCACTCTTTACGTCAATCAAGGGGTCTGCCTGCTGGTGGACTGCGGTCTGTCGTTCGCCGAACCCTTCGAAATTGGCGTTGATGCGCATATTCCTGCATGGGAGGAGCTGGAAAGCATCCTCGGCATGCAACCCACGGCCTATCTGATCACGCACGGCCATGAAGATCATCTCGGCGCCCTTCCCTATTTTCTGACGCGCTGGCCGGCTCCTGTTTACATCGGTCCCTGGGCGCATGAGCTTTTGAAAGATAAACTCATGCAGCGCGGTGATCAGACCGCTTATGATATACGCCCTATAAAATCAGGTGATTCCTGCCGCGTCGGCCATGCAAAGATCGACTGGATTCATGTCCCCCATTCCATTCCCCAGTGCAGTGCGCTGGCGATCGACATGGGCGACGGCAATCGGATCTTTCACACCGGCGACTTCAAAGTGCAGGGTTTTTTGCCGATCGACCCGGACCTGGACCTGGATCGCGTCAGTAAAAACGCCAAGTCCTCCCCTTTCCGCGTCATGGTCGCCGACAGCACCAACGCCGGATCCAGCGGAGAATGCCCGAGTGAAAGCACAGTCCTTCCCGAACTGAAGGCCTGTTTTGCGACCGCGACGGGCATCAGCTATCTCACGACTTTCTCCAGTAACCTCTGGCGCATCAAAACTGTGCTGCGGGCGGCGCAGGAGACTCAGAAACGAGTTTTGGTCTTCGGTGCCGGGCTCCGCAAGAGTCTTGAGATTGCCGCCAAACTCAGCCTGCTTGGTGAGGAAGCCCAGGTGCTGGTCGATGAAGACGCCGCGGCGCGCCTGAGTCGCAAGGATGTGGTGGTGCTCTGTTCGGGTTGTCAGGGCGAGTACCGCTCGGGCCTGAAGCGCATTATGAATGACGAGGTCAATCATCTGCAGGTGAAGGCCGAGGATCAGGTGATCTTTTCTTCGCGCGTGATTCCCGGCAATGAAAAGGCCATTTTCAAACTGATCAGCATGGGCCATGAAAAAGGCGCGAAGATGATCACCGCGCGCGAGAAGCCCGGGATTCATGTCAGCGGCCATGCCTATGCAGGGGATCTGACCCGCCTGATTCAGGCTGTGAATCCCCAGTTTTATATGCCCGTGCACGGGACTTTCACGCAGATCAAGACCAATCAGGCTTTGGCCCCAAGGATTGAGCAGGTGATTCCCGCTCGCAACGGTCGCGTGGTGGCGCTTGGTGCCGATGGCTATGAAATCTTCGCTGAGTTTGATCTTCCTTCACTTTTCATAGATTCCTGGTCGCGTTTGCCCATGAGTTACGACACTATGCGTTCACGGCATAAGATCGGCGACTCGGGAATGGCGATCTGCACCGGGCTTGTCGGCCCCCAGCATCCTATGCAGATCGAAGTGGAATTTATCGGCCTGCCCTTCGCTGACGAAGCGGAAGAGGAGGCATGCGAAATGCAAATACTGGGAAGCCTGCATCATCTGTATCAGGCCGAGTCGCGCAAGGAATTTTCCATCGTCTCATTCAATGAACAGGCGCGGCTCATGATCCGGCGGAAGCTTTCTGAGCTTTTCGTGAAAAAGCCGGTGGTCATCAGCAAAATCTATGGAATCGACAGGTAA
- a CDS encoding AgmX/PglI C-terminal domain-containing protein produces MEVDLDPNWEGFTTFEGKIEDINSDRKSAYTHIMKKGDYGSIAYNDLRVLIRIGKERQTRAVQKTTNKDYRGSSLDLWFGGRQDLKFLGIGLVAALWFMGGFVLGLLKKPDDRPRDFIDLRNEYTLPFIHPKHLLNVPESLQVKYDRLVPIRSAMEFAKGFTDTLLGYDALKGNPAQHPVFLESREHYRNLYRQLDHDIEAILAKRENLEGRILNDRRNALVALPYVMGESFRGSLLRLEDKLNIWHKNAQVTLSLRRKATQEFTSDRNYDFNEYRQTVEPTKVQLFKAEASDEDAMYKEVEQLARFAEDHQKRIVRHREPVVPVTVDNSSPLVIAADSSFLSLVEQGSFRNFNDKVSQIQASIFDPDKPKIVREPLIGTLDPKLIEQTIAKYRFELQLCYELALRRNQQTVGSMEWQWHLDTQGQVFDIDLVTSSISDPKMIECVRGKIANWKWPKPQKGSIQISYPFLFRPAKG; encoded by the coding sequence GTGGAAGTGGACCTGGATCCCAACTGGGAAGGCTTCACGACCTTTGAAGGCAAGATCGAGGATATCAACTCCGATCGGAAATCGGCTTATACGCACATCATGAAAAAGGGCGATTACGGCAGTATCGCCTACAATGACCTGCGCGTTCTGATTCGCATTGGCAAAGAGCGCCAGACCCGGGCCGTGCAGAAGACCACGAACAAGGATTATCGCGGTTCGTCGCTTGATCTTTGGTTTGGCGGTCGTCAGGATTTAAAGTTCCTCGGCATCGGCCTTGTGGCCGCCCTTTGGTTTATGGGTGGTTTCGTCCTCGGTCTTCTGAAGAAACCGGATGATCGGCCACGCGATTTCATTGACCTTAGGAACGAATATACTCTGCCCTTCATTCATCCGAAGCACCTGCTCAATGTTCCGGAAAGCCTGCAGGTGAAATACGATAGGCTCGTGCCGATCCGATCCGCCATGGAATTCGCCAAGGGCTTCACCGATACCCTGCTGGGCTATGATGCGCTCAAGGGAAATCCGGCGCAGCACCCTGTTTTCCTGGAGTCCCGTGAGCACTATCGTAATCTTTACCGGCAGCTCGATCATGATATCGAGGCCATTCTCGCCAAGCGCGAGAACCTGGAAGGCCGTATTCTGAACGATCGCCGGAACGCACTTGTAGCCCTGCCCTATGTCATGGGCGAGAGCTTCCGCGGCAGCCTTCTGCGCCTTGAAGATAAGTTGAACATCTGGCATAAGAATGCTCAGGTGACTCTTTCCCTGCGCAGAAAAGCGACGCAGGAATTCACCTCGGATCGGAATTACGATTTCAATGAGTACCGCCAGACTGTCGAGCCGACCAAGGTCCAGCTCTTCAAGGCGGAAGCGTCCGATGAAGACGCCATGTATAAAGAAGTCGAGCAGCTGGCCCGCTTTGCCGAGGATCATCAGAAGCGGATCGTCCGCCACCGCGAGCCCGTGGTCCCGGTGACAGTCGACAACTCCAGCCCCTTGGTCATCGCCGCGGACAGCAGTTTTCTGAGTCTTGTCGAACAGGGCAGCTTCCGGAATTTCAATGACAAGGTCAGCCAGATCCAGGCTTCGATTTTCGATCCTGACAAACCGAAGATCGTGCGCGAACCTTTGATCGGTACCCTCGATCCCAAATTGATCGAGCAGACCATCGCCAAATATAGGTTTGAACTTCAGCTTTGCTACGAGCTGGCGTTGCGACGCAATCAGCAGACAGTCGGTTCCATGGAGTGGCAATGGCACCTCGACACCCAGGGTCAGGTCTTTGACATTGACCTGGTCACGAGTTCCATCAGCGATCCCAAGATGATTGAATGCGTGCGCGGCAAGATTGCCAACTGGAAATGGCCAAAACCACAGAAGGGAAGCATTCAGATCAGTTACCCCTTCCTTTTCCGGCCTGCAAAAGGATAG
- a CDS encoding MotA/TolQ/ExbB proton channel family protein, translating into MWSQLAVSLQNGNLYLIAIIALGFIGTLIIFERLIMLQFVYNVDFKKFLNNLRRSVQAEDLERAVSICKNASYTSLPSIGLKALEALERDPHTVRGTIEEETIDFLPRLESRISILPALSTLILLIGILGTIDGLWAAFDSIEILDTSEKQARLANGIAGSLNPTTMGLLMSMLFLTGHQMLRGLAIRLTERVHYGVSVLINLLAPQEMATYVAAPMAEAAAPVQEPVSKREAAPTESKTEVEDDSFDDASVEDIKDEEEII; encoded by the coding sequence ATGTGGAGTCAGCTGGCAGTCAGTTTACAAAATGGCAATCTTTATCTGATTGCGATCATTGCCTTGGGCTTCATCGGCACACTGATCATCTTCGAACGTCTGATTATGCTGCAGTTCGTTTACAATGTTGATTTCAAAAAGTTTTTGAACAACCTTCGCCGCTCCGTCCAAGCCGAGGATCTGGAGCGCGCGGTGAGTATCTGCAAGAACGCGTCGTATACCTCGCTGCCGTCGATCGGCCTGAAAGCTCTGGAAGCTTTGGAGCGTGATCCGCATACCGTGCGGGGAACGATCGAAGAGGAAACCATCGACTTTCTGCCGAGGCTCGAATCACGGATCAGCATTCTTCCCGCGCTCTCGACGCTGATTCTTCTGATCGGGATACTCGGGACGATCGATGGGCTTTGGGCGGCTTTCGATTCGATTGAAATCCTCGATACCTCGGAAAAGCAGGCGCGTCTCGCCAACGGGATCGCGGGTTCGCTCAATCCCACGACGATGGGCCTTCTGATGAGCATGCTCTTTCTCACCGGACACCAGATGCTCCGCGGTCTCGCGATTCGCCTGACCGAACGCGTGCATTACGGTGTGTCCGTTCTGATCAACCTTCTGGCTCCGCAGGAAATGGCGACCTATGTCGCCGCGCCGATGGCAGAAGCCGCTGCGCCCGTCCAGGAGCCTGTGAGCAAGCGCGAAGCCGCGCCGACCGAATCCAAGACCGAGGTGGAAGATGACAGCTTCGACGATGCTTCAGTTGAAGATATCAAGGACGAAGAAGAGATTATCTAA